A single region of the Acinetobacter sp. WCHA45 genome encodes:
- a CDS encoding phosphatase PAP2 family protein — protein MKFQNAKIKILDLDLKGCVYLNHLSQSQRIALFFKTISRLGDGPFWYVMLLSVWIAQGLAYGLQILYLLVAGSVGTGIYKFLKHKTTRPRPYQFHQVIVLGERPLDHFSFPSGHTLHAVMVTITLGYIQPLLLILMLPFMILVALSRMILGLHYPSDVIVGAVIGASVASGIILLAPSFNIIL, from the coding sequence ATGAAATTTCAAAATGCAAAAATAAAAATACTCGATCTAGATTTAAAAGGGTGTGTATACCTTAATCATCTCTCACAGTCACAACGCATTGCCTTATTTTTTAAAACGATTAGTCGTTTGGGTGATGGACCATTTTGGTATGTCATGTTGTTATCAGTATGGATCGCACAAGGTTTGGCATACGGTCTGCAAATTCTATATTTGCTCGTTGCTGGTTCTGTTGGTACGGGGATTTACAAGTTTTTAAAGCATAAAACGACTCGACCACGCCCTTATCAATTTCACCAAGTGATTGTACTGGGCGAGCGACCATTGGATCATTTTAGTTTTCCATCAGGTCATACTTTGCATGCGGTCATGGTTACTATTACATTAGGCTATATCCAACCGTTGTTATTAATCTTGATGTTGCCATTTATGATTCTGGTTGCATTGTCCCGCATGATTTTAGGATTACATTACCCAAGTGATGTGATCGTCGGGGCGGTGATTGGTGCATCTGTCGCTAGCGGTATTATTTTGTTGGCACCAAGCTTCAATATCATTCTTTGA
- a CDS encoding glycosyltransferase family 4 protein, with protein MQSTYATSLLKQEQFPESFKFYFKRKQLKNKQDELSELRDLVRPRLRIAIVTETWPPEINGVALSMMQLCQGLQRLGHKILLVRPIQKTICTEFNPEQECLVMSQPIPKYPSVQFGWPQYLKVSKAFEQFAPDVVHIVTEGPLGLIALQAAKSKKIAVSSGFHSAFQDFSRFFDLAFLVKPIQRYLTWFHNSTDVTCVPSQYTEQALRGFGVTCPLVVVGRGVDTAKFSPKHRSQQLRQQWGVGADTRVMLYVGRLSPEKEIDVLIEAFHAWQRQQGANTKFVIVGDGPDRIRLSKLAISEDIIFTGSLSGKNLSAAYASADVFAFASQADTFGNVVLEAIASGLPVIAYDYVCAHQHVKHGVTGWLSPLGQAANLTQSICHLPALPELRKMGLLASETVQESSWQFPVQQLEQALYQVAQEPLMNST; from the coding sequence ATGCAAAGTACATACGCGACATCTCTACTAAAGCAAGAACAGTTTCCTGAAAGTTTTAAATTTTACTTTAAAAGGAAACAACTCAAAAATAAACAAGATGAATTGTCTGAACTTCGGGATTTAGTTCGCCCTCGTTTGAGAATCGCAATTGTCACTGAAACATGGCCACCGGAAATTAATGGTGTAGCATTATCTATGATGCAATTATGTCAGGGGCTACAACGGCTTGGACATAAAATTCTATTGGTCAGGCCTATACAAAAAACGATTTGTACAGAATTTAACCCTGAACAAGAATGCTTGGTGATGTCTCAGCCTATTCCAAAATACCCAAGTGTTCAATTTGGTTGGCCACAATATCTTAAAGTCTCTAAAGCATTTGAGCAGTTCGCACCTGACGTAGTGCATATCGTGACTGAAGGTCCATTAGGTTTAATAGCACTACAAGCTGCAAAGTCAAAAAAAATCGCCGTATCGAGTGGATTCCATTCAGCTTTCCAAGATTTTAGCCGTTTCTTTGACTTGGCTTTTTTAGTCAAACCGATTCAACGTTACTTAACATGGTTTCATAATAGTACAGATGTCACGTGTGTACCCAGTCAATACACGGAACAAGCACTACGTGGTTTTGGTGTGACTTGTCCTTTAGTTGTTGTTGGACGAGGTGTTGATACTGCGAAGTTTTCCCCAAAACATCGTTCACAGCAATTACGCCAACAATGGGGTGTAGGTGCTGATACCCGTGTAATGCTGTATGTTGGACGCTTATCACCAGAAAAAGAAATTGATGTCTTAATTGAAGCTTTCCATGCTTGGCAGAGACAGCAAGGTGCAAATACAAAATTTGTAATTGTTGGAGATGGGCCTGATCGTATTCGTTTGAGTAAATTAGCGATATCAGAAGATATTATTTTTACTGGTAGCTTAAGTGGTAAGAATCTTTCAGCCGCTTATGCAAGTGCAGATGTTTTCGCCTTTGCTAGTCAAGCTGATACGTTTGGAAATGTAGTGCTAGAAGCAATTGCTAGCGGATTACCAGTGATTGCTTATGACTACGTATGTGCGCATCAGCATGTCAAACATGGTGTTACAGGTTGGTTGAGTCCTCTCGGACAGGCCGCAAATTTAACCCAATCCATTTGTCATTTGCCAGCTCTCCCAGAACTGAGAAAAATGGGTTTATTAGCAAGTGAAACTGTACAGGAAAGCAGTTGGCAGTTTCCTGTACAACAATTAGAACAAGCACTTTATCAGGTAGCGCAGGAACCTCTTATGAACTCTACCTAA
- the iscX gene encoding Fe-S cluster assembly protein IscX, giving the protein MGLRWTDTIDIAIELTEAHPDVDPQWIRFTDLHAWVCALPDFNDDPNKSTEGLLEAIQMAWLDEVR; this is encoded by the coding sequence ATGGGCTTACGTTGGACAGATACGATTGATATCGCAATCGAACTTACTGAAGCACACCCAGATGTAGATCCTCAATGGATTCGTTTTACTGATTTACATGCTTGGGTTTGTGCATTACCAGACTTTAATGATGACCCAAATAAGTCGACGGAAGGTTTACTTGAAGCGATTCAAATGGCTTGGTTGGATGAAGTTCGTTAA
- a CDS encoding helix-turn-helix domain-containing protein, whose amino-acid sequence MEINPNSHQPTGSTSPSSTLGNIQRPGEYLRQIRIAQKKELEEIASVLNMPVKTLTALEQDDYKSLPEATFIKGYYRAYAKLLNADASAIIQRFDEIYANDTGLKANHALSNSPIKTMGKLAGSKSVRNRKWLKRIAILAAVLVLAWLAVMAVQNWTSSHKDDAEVEAPKAKSSDVEIIPMGTTTNVTSGDQLVLNFSRPTSVHIVDATGKVLATGRQASTLTLSGESPFQIRLDDATAVSLTLNQEQISLSPYTVNGKAEFRLSR is encoded by the coding sequence ATGGAAATAAATCCAAATTCACATCAGCCAACTGGCTCAACCTCGCCATCGTCAACGTTAGGAAATATTCAACGACCTGGTGAGTATTTGCGTCAAATTCGTATTGCACAAAAGAAAGAACTTGAAGAAATTGCAAGCGTATTGAATATGCCCGTTAAAACATTAACGGCATTAGAGCAAGATGACTATAAATCCTTGCCCGAAGCCACATTCATCAAAGGCTATTACCGTGCCTATGCAAAACTGCTCAATGCAGATGCCAGTGCCATCATCCAGCGTTTTGATGAAATCTATGCCAATGACACAGGTCTCAAGGCCAATCATGCCCTGAGCAACTCCCCAATCAAGACTATGGGCAAGCTTGCTGGATCGAAAAGTGTACGTAACCGTAAATGGTTGAAGCGTATTGCTATTTTAGCTGCTGTTTTAGTCTTAGCTTGGTTGGCAGTGATGGCTGTACAAAATTGGACATCAAGCCACAAAGATGATGCAGAAGTTGAAGCGCCGAAAGCAAAAAGTTCTGATGTCGAAATTATACCGATGGGAACCACAACGAACGTAACTTCTGGCGACCAATTAGTTTTGAACTTTAGTCGACCAACATCTGTGCATATCGTTGATGCAACAGGTAAAGTATTAGCAACAGGTCGTCAAGCATCTACATTAACTTTGAGTGGTGAATCACCATTCCAAATTCGTTTAGATGATGCAACAGCTGTATCCTTGACCTTGAATCAGGAGCAAATATCTTTGTCTCCATATACGGTTAATGGAAAAGCAGAATTCCGTTTGTCTCGTTAA
- a CDS encoding symmetrical bis(5'-nucleosyl)-tetraphosphatase, translating into MSKRYNYVIGDVQGCFEALKALLKEIRFDPDQDFLWFAGDLVARGENSVGALRFIKKLADRGAAATVLGNHDLTLIACARGFKKVKDKDRTQDVIDAIDGDELIDWLRKQPLSLSPNDQTLITHAGVPCIWNAEQTVALAQEVEQVVGHDDLLVLDSFLAEMYGSQPDLWLDELTGMARLRCITNYLTRMRLTDAEGRLEFDFKDALDAPMPTGFQPWFEFDSQAATTHQIIFGHWAALQGKTISSQIQNVDGGCVWGQQLVAYRLEDQQLFAVDNPLA; encoded by the coding sequence ATGTCTAAACGCTATAACTATGTCATTGGTGATGTACAAGGTTGTTTTGAAGCGCTGAAAGCGTTATTGAAAGAAATTCGCTTTGATCCAGATCAAGACTTTTTATGGTTTGCGGGTGATTTAGTTGCACGTGGCGAAAACTCGGTGGGCGCATTACGCTTTATTAAAAAACTGGCTGATCGTGGTGCTGCAGCAACTGTACTAGGCAATCATGATCTGACCCTCATTGCTTGTGCTCGTGGTTTTAAAAAAGTTAAAGATAAAGATCGTACTCAGGACGTGATTGATGCGATTGATGGCGATGAGCTGATTGATTGGTTGCGTAAACAGCCATTGAGTTTATCTCCGAATGATCAAACTCTGATTACCCATGCAGGTGTGCCGTGTATCTGGAATGCCGAACAAACTGTGGCATTGGCACAAGAAGTCGAGCAGGTAGTTGGTCATGACGATCTTTTGGTTTTAGATAGTTTTCTTGCAGAGATGTATGGTTCACAACCTGATTTATGGTTAGATGAGCTGACAGGTATGGCACGTTTGCGCTGTATTACTAATTATCTGACCCGAATGCGTTTGACTGATGCCGAAGGGCGTTTAGAGTTTGACTTTAAAGATGCACTTGATGCGCCGATGCCAACAGGCTTTCAGCCGTGGTTTGAGTTTGATAGTCAGGCTGCAACAACCCATCAAATTATTTTTGGACATTGGGCGGCCTTGCAGGGTAAAACCATTAGCTCTCAAATTCAAAATGTCGATGGTGGCTGTGTTTGGGGGCAGCAACTGGTGGCCTATCGTTTAGAAGATCAACAACTTTTCGCAGTGGATAATCCTTTAGCTTGA
- the ispG gene encoding flavodoxin-dependent (E)-4-hydroxy-3-methylbut-2-enyl-diphosphate synthase yields the protein MIVNPIKRRPTRKIRVGSVYVGGDAPISVQSMTNTETCDVDATVAQIQRCADAGADIMRVSVPSMEAAEAFGAIRKRVSVPLVADIHFDHRIALAVADYGADCLRINPGNIGSDQKVREVVAAAKHHGISIRIGVNAGSLEKDLQVKYGEPTGQALLESAMRHIDILDRLDFHEFKVSVKASNVFLTMDAYRLLSQQIDNPLHLGVTEAGIYRTGTVKSAIALGGLLMEGIGDTMRISLAAEPEDEIKIGFDILKSLGLRSNGINFIACPSCSRQEFNVIQVMQALEERLEDIRTPMDLSVIGCKVNGPGEAKEADIGIVGASPRSLVYRNGEKSHLIDTNQLVDEIETMVRQRVQELEEAKSKEIIRTSF from the coding sequence ATGATTGTGAATCCAATTAAACGCCGTCCAACACGTAAAATTCGTGTTGGTTCAGTGTATGTCGGTGGTGATGCCCCGATTAGTGTTCAAAGTATGACCAATACTGAAACCTGTGATGTGGATGCAACTGTAGCGCAAATCCAGCGCTGTGCAGATGCAGGTGCGGATATCATGCGTGTTTCTGTACCGTCAATGGAAGCAGCAGAAGCTTTTGGGGCAATTCGAAAACGAGTCTCTGTACCATTGGTTGCTGATATTCACTTTGATCATCGTATTGCTTTAGCAGTTGCGGACTATGGCGCAGATTGTTTGCGCATTAATCCTGGTAATATTGGTTCGGATCAGAAAGTACGTGAAGTCGTTGCTGCAGCAAAACATCATGGTATTTCGATTCGTATCGGTGTGAATGCAGGTTCTCTGGAAAAAGACTTACAAGTGAAATATGGTGAGCCGACAGGGCAGGCCTTACTTGAGTCAGCGATGCGTCATATCGATATTCTCGACCGTTTAGATTTCCATGAGTTCAAGGTCAGCGTTAAGGCATCGAATGTATTTTTAACGATGGATGCTTATCGTTTGCTGTCTCAACAGATAGATAATCCACTGCATCTTGGTGTGACTGAAGCAGGGATTTACCGTACGGGTACAGTCAAATCAGCAATTGCCTTGGGCGGACTGTTGATGGAAGGCATTGGCGATACTATGCGTATTTCGCTCGCGGCTGAACCTGAGGATGAAATTAAAATCGGTTTTGATATTTTAAAATCGTTGGGCTTACGCTCAAATGGTATTAACTTTATTGCTTGCCCAAGCTGCTCACGTCAGGAATTTAATGTGATTCAAGTGATGCAGGCTTTGGAAGAGCGCCTAGAAGATATCCGTACACCGATGGATTTATCCGTGATTGGATGTAAAGTGAATGGTCCTGGTGAAGCTAAAGAGGCGGATATCGGTATCGTTGGCGCATCACCACGTTCACTGGTCTATCGTAATGGTGAAAAAAGTCATTTAATTGACACAAATCAGTTGGTTGATGAAATTGAAACAATGGTTCGTCAACGTGTTCAAGAGCTTGAAGAAGCTAAGTCCAAAGAAATTATCCGCACAAGTTTTTGA
- the rlmN gene encoding 23S rRNA (adenine(2503)-C(2))-methyltransferase RlmN, whose translation MSSVVVVSSENVDEKQQSLTTSVVQAADKKVNLLGMSRAELEKFFEDLGEKKFRAGQVMKWIHQFFVTDFAEMSNISGKLREKLEKICEIKAPEVVHRNYSKDGTRKWVFRVGDGEGSLVETVLIPAEDKTGTRKTLCISSQVGCALDCSFCSTGKQGFQRDLTPAEIIGQLWMANYSYMEDVPVAERERTVTNVVMMGMGEPLLNYDAVLSSMQLMLDDFAYGMSKRRVTLSTSGVVPKIDQLAQDIDVALAISLHAPNDELRNELVPINKKYPLQQLIAACQRYLAKEGNESSRRHVTIEYVMLEGVNDQPEHAQQLLKLLKNLPSKINLIPFNPFPHAPYGRSSRNRIIAFQKTLSDAGFVCTIRQTRGDDIDAACGQLVGQVADRTRRAEQWKKKVAQRQEILRTQG comes from the coding sequence ATGAGTTCTGTAGTGGTCGTTTCATCTGAGAATGTCGATGAAAAACAACAGTCTTTAACTACGTCTGTCGTTCAAGCTGCCGATAAGAAAGTAAATTTACTTGGCATGTCCAGAGCTGAATTAGAAAAATTCTTTGAAGACTTAGGCGAAAAGAAGTTTCGTGCCGGTCAAGTCATGAAATGGATACACCAGTTTTTCGTCACTGATTTTGCTGAAATGAGTAATATTTCAGGAAAATTACGTGAAAAATTAGAAAAAATCTGCGAAATCAAAGCACCTGAAGTGGTGCACCGTAACTATTCTAAAGATGGTACCCGTAAATGGGTATTTCGTGTAGGTGATGGTGAAGGTTCTCTGGTTGAAACCGTACTGATTCCTGCGGAAGATAAAACAGGTACACGTAAAACCCTGTGTATTTCATCACAAGTGGGTTGTGCACTGGATTGTTCATTCTGTTCGACGGGTAAGCAAGGTTTCCAACGTGATCTAACACCAGCAGAAATCATCGGTCAGTTGTGGATGGCAAATTATTCTTATATGGAAGATGTGCCTGTTGCTGAGCGTGAACGTACCGTGACCAATGTGGTCATGATGGGTATGGGTGAACCTTTACTTAATTACGATGCAGTACTCAGCTCAATGCAGTTAATGTTAGATGATTTTGCCTACGGAATGTCTAAACGCCGTGTAACTTTATCAACATCAGGTGTTGTTCCAAAAATTGATCAATTAGCGCAAGACATCGATGTTGCACTTGCGATTTCATTACATGCACCAAATGATGAACTACGTAATGAATTGGTTCCTATTAATAAAAAATATCCATTACAGCAACTTATTGCTGCGTGCCAACGTTATTTAGCTAAAGAGGGTAATGAAAGCTCACGTCGCCATGTCACTATCGAATATGTGATGTTGGAGGGTGTCAATGATCAGCCTGAGCATGCACAGCAATTATTAAAATTATTGAAAAACTTGCCAAGTAAAATCAATCTAATCCCATTTAATCCATTTCCACATGCACCTTACGGACGTTCGAGTCGTAATCGCATCATTGCTTTTCAAAAAACTTTGTCTGACGCCGGATTTGTGTGTACGATTCGTCAGACACGTGGCGATGATATCGATGCTGCATGTGGTCAATTGGTAGGACAGGTTGCTGACCGTACGCGTCGTGCGGAACAGTGGAAGAAGAAAGTGGCGCAACGACAAGAAATTTTGCGCACACAAGGATAA
- the pilW gene encoding type IV pilus biogenesis/stability protein PilW, translated as MNTTRLKTIITTTVVFTVMGLTACQSSTGLKKDPEKAVQVRSQLAAEYIRTGDLDSAKRSLDQALNIDSRDANANMMMGILLQQEGSKPNMEKADAYFKRAISSEPDNAQARNNYGTYLYQMQRYNEAIEQFTRAGATLGYEQRFQSLENLGRIYLKLGDVANAEKAFKQALQANRNATISMLELAEIFYLQQNNRDASQLYEQYVRNVGQKNQGARALWIGLRIARASADQLGMQVLVNQLRALFPESPEYQRYLQLQYSTEAVWK; from the coding sequence TTGAATACAACTCGACTAAAAACGATTATAACGACTACTGTTGTGTTTACTGTAATGGGTTTAACCGCTTGTCAATCTTCGACAGGGTTGAAGAAAGACCCAGAAAAGGCTGTTCAAGTTCGTTCTCAACTGGCTGCTGAATATATTCGTACAGGTGATTTGGATTCCGCTAAACGTTCTCTTGATCAAGCTTTAAATATTGATTCGCGTGATGCAAACGCAAATATGATGATGGGGATTCTACTGCAACAAGAAGGCAGTAAACCTAATATGGAAAAAGCAGATGCTTATTTTAAGCGTGCGATTTCTTCAGAACCAGATAATGCACAAGCTCGTAATAATTACGGTACATATTTGTATCAAATGCAACGTTATAATGAAGCGATTGAGCAATTTACCCGTGCAGGTGCAACCTTAGGTTATGAACAGCGATTTCAATCGTTGGAAAACTTGGGGCGAATCTATTTAAAGTTAGGCGATGTTGCGAATGCTGAAAAAGCATTCAAACAAGCGCTACAAGCAAATCGTAATGCAACTATTTCAATGTTAGAGTTGGCAGAAATTTTCTATTTGCAACAAAATAATAGAGATGCATCGCAACTATACGAACAGTATGTTCGTAATGTGGGGCAAAAAAACCAAGGTGCACGTGCACTTTGGATTGGTTTACGCATTGCTCGAGCGAGTGCGGATCAATTAGGAATGCAAGTGTTAGTGAATCAATTACGAGCATTATTTCCTGAGAGTCCAGAATATCAACGTTATTTGCAATTACAGTACAGTACTGAGGCCGTATGGAAATAA
- a CDS encoding YfgM family protein has translation MSVSDEEQLDQLKSFAKKYGSAMISGILIALIAFFGWEYWQKKNLAEAQSQTAKVQKLMDEAKAASGQPNAFATVSEAADKIVKDDANSVQAIQTQFILAKLAYDKQDYAAAEKALKKVENSKVKDAGLLQIVKIRLADSQLAQKKYDEALKTLSNVTEPAFKATAEELRGDIFVAKKDTASAQKAYQSAWDSLIERKQERQLLQIKLESVGILVDDPEIERPILDTKVDES, from the coding sequence ATGAGTGTAAGTGATGAAGAACAACTCGACCAGTTAAAGTCGTTTGCCAAAAAATATGGTTCTGCCATGATTAGCGGAATTCTCATTGCCCTGATTGCCTTTTTCGGATGGGAATATTGGCAAAAGAAAAATTTAGCTGAGGCACAGAGTCAAACGGCGAAAGTACAAAAATTGATGGACGAAGCTAAGGCTGCATCAGGTCAACCAAATGCTTTCGCTACAGTATCTGAAGCAGCAGATAAAATTGTGAAAGATGATGCTAACTCGGTTCAGGCGATTCAAACCCAATTTATCTTGGCGAAGCTTGCTTATGATAAACAAGACTATGCTGCAGCTGAAAAAGCATTAAAGAAAGTTGAAAACTCAAAAGTTAAAGATGCGGGTTTGCTGCAAATTGTAAAAATACGTTTAGCGGATTCACAATTAGCACAAAAGAAATATGATGAGGCGCTGAAAACCTTATCAAACGTGACTGAACCAGCGTTTAAAGCAACTGCAGAAGAGTTACGTGGTGATATTTTTGTTGCAAAGAAAGATACTGCATCGGCGCAAAAAGCATATCAAAGTGCTTGGGATAGCCTCATTGAACGTAAACAAGAGCGTCAGCTTTTACAAATTAAACTCGAAAGCGTTGGTATTTTAGTAGATGATCCTGAAATTGAGCGCCCGATCTTAGATACCAAAGTGGATGAGTCTTAA
- the ndk gene encoding nucleoside-diphosphate kinase, which produces MAIERTLSIVKPDAVSKNHIGDIFARFEKAGLKIVATKMKHLSQADAEGFYAEHKERGFFGDLVAFMTSGPVVVSVLEGENAVLAHREILGATNPKEAAPGTIRADFAVSIDENAAHGSDSVASAEREIAYFFADNEICPRTR; this is translated from the coding sequence ATGGCGATTGAACGTACTTTATCTATCGTAAAACCAGATGCAGTTTCTAAAAACCACATTGGTGACATTTTTGCTCGTTTTGAAAAAGCGGGTTTAAAAATTGTTGCAACTAAAATGAAACACCTTTCTCAAGCTGATGCTGAAGGTTTCTATGCTGAGCATAAAGAACGTGGTTTCTTTGGTGATTTAGTTGCATTCATGACTTCTGGCCCAGTTGTTGTTTCTGTTCTTGAAGGCGAAAATGCAGTTCTTGCTCACCGTGAAATCTTAGGTGCTACAAACCCTAAAGAAGCAGCTCCAGGTACAATCCGCGCTGATTTCGCTGTAAGCATCGACGAAAATGCTGCTCACGGTTCTGACTCAGTTGCTTCTGCTGAGCGTGAAATCGCTTACTTCTTTGCTGATAACGAGATCTGCCCACGCACTCGTTAA
- the bamB gene encoding outer membrane protein assembly factor BamB, whose product MQNKLKLPLAIAIASALLFGCSTNKVKEVKPNPLPKITQQQGLNLVFSQSVSSTNAAEALRLQLDTDNGVIFAIDPDGQVSAYKAKQRLWKSKVTKQELTAGVEAGEGIVIIGNRKGELFALDQTTGSQKWSAKLSGAILSPSLIQSGRVITIANDGTVFAHDTVTGQQVWAYKLPNVQFSLRGQPAPVRLDERTVVVASANAYVYALDVISGVLRFQRRVAVSDGRSDIQRLIDVVGDPVVAGQYLVTTSFQGQVTTTDLTTQRVVWSEDASSTNSAEVSGDKVFVSTADGKLKAYNLATGELLWQNEELLNRQLSNPVMLGQNLVVGDLDGVIHLIDPNTGKLIGRAKTSGEVRSLRVIDNQLYVATRKGALSIWQNR is encoded by the coding sequence ATGCAGAACAAACTAAAATTACCTTTGGCAATTGCAATTGCTTCAGCTTTATTATTTGGATGTTCAACCAATAAAGTAAAAGAAGTGAAACCGAATCCGTTGCCAAAAATTACGCAACAGCAAGGCTTAAATCTGGTCTTTTCTCAAAGTGTTTCGTCGACAAATGCAGCAGAAGCTTTACGCTTGCAGTTAGATACAGATAACGGTGTAATTTTTGCGATTGATCCAGATGGTCAGGTTTCTGCTTATAAAGCTAAGCAGCGTCTTTGGAAAAGTAAGGTTACTAAGCAAGAACTTACTGCTGGTGTAGAAGCAGGTGAGGGTATTGTCATTATTGGTAATCGTAAAGGTGAGTTATTTGCCTTAGATCAGACTACTGGTAGCCAAAAATGGTCTGCCAAATTATCTGGTGCGATTTTGTCTCCTTCACTCATTCAATCGGGACGAGTTATTACGATTGCAAATGACGGGACTGTATTTGCGCATGATACTGTTACTGGACAGCAAGTGTGGGCATATAAATTACCAAACGTTCAGTTTAGTTTACGTGGTCAACCTGCACCCGTTCGTTTAGATGAACGTACAGTCGTTGTTGCATCAGCGAATGCTTATGTTTATGCATTGGATGTAATCAGTGGCGTGCTGCGTTTCCAACGTCGAGTTGCAGTAAGTGATGGTCGTTCGGATATTCAACGTTTGATTGATGTGGTCGGTGACCCAGTTGTTGCAGGTCAATATCTGGTAACAACCAGTTTCCAAGGGCAAGTGACAACTACTGATCTTACGACACAGCGTGTGGTGTGGAGTGAAGATGCAAGTAGTACGAATAGCGCTGAAGTTTCAGGTGATAAAGTTTTTGTCTCGACTGCAGATGGAAAATTGAAAGCTTATAATTTAGCGACAGGCGAACTTCTTTGGCAGAATGAGGAATTACTTAACCGTCAATTAAGTAATCCTGTGATGCTTGGACAGAACCTTGTGGTTGGCGATTTAGATGGAGTTATTCATTTGATTGATCCAAACACAGGGAAGTTGATTGGTCGTGCGAAAACCAGTGGTGAAGTCCGTTCATTGCGTGTGATTGATAATCAGCTTTACGTTGCAACTCGAAAAGGTGCATTAAGCATTTGGCAGAATCGTTAA
- the hisS gene encoding histidine--tRNA ligase, translated as MSSIVAIKGFNDTLPTQTAAWRSLEQQLASLMDAYGYQQIRLPIVEQTGLFKRAIGDATDIVEKEMYTFFDKGTPPESLTLRPEGTAGCVRAMLEHNLLRGATPRVWYVGPMFRYEKPQKGRYRQFHQFGVETFGVATPDIDAELILMTARLWKRMGVADKVRLELNTLGETDERAEYRVALVEFLNQHKDALDEDSQRRLTTNPLRILDSKSESTQKILENAPKLHDFLKEDSINHFQQLQQYLTDAGIEFVINQKLVRGLDYYNKTVFEWTTTMLGSQGTVCAGGRYDGLVGQLKGKADQSVPAVGFAMGMERLLLLLEQVEQAQEVRDCEVFLLAEPAFQAKALVLAEQIRDQLEAANSSIRLKTGSQGSMKSQMKKADQSGAIYAVILGEREWDSQQLLVKELATAEQSQVSLTELVPFFIEKFKQ; from the coding sequence ATGAGTTCAATTGTTGCTATCAAAGGTTTTAATGACACCCTTCCAACACAAACTGCTGCTTGGAGAAGTCTGGAACAACAATTAGCATCTTTAATGGATGCTTATGGTTATCAGCAAATTAGATTGCCGATTGTTGAACAAACGGGTTTGTTTAAGCGTGCCATTGGTGATGCAACCGATATCGTTGAAAAGGAAATGTATACCTTTTTCGATAAGGGAACACCGCCAGAATCACTCACCTTGCGCCCAGAGGGAACCGCAGGTTGTGTGCGTGCGATGCTGGAACATAACTTGCTACGTGGTGCAACGCCACGAGTCTGGTATGTGGGCCCAATGTTCCGTTATGAAAAACCACAAAAAGGTCGTTATCGTCAGTTCCACCAATTTGGGGTAGAAACTTTTGGGGTGGCAACGCCTGATATTGATGCTGAACTTATTCTCATGACCGCACGTTTATGGAAACGTATGGGAGTGGCAGACAAGGTTCGCTTAGAGTTAAATACCTTGGGTGAAACCGATGAGCGTGCAGAATATCGTGTCGCACTGGTTGAGTTTTTAAACCAGCATAAAGACGCGCTGGATGAAGACTCGCAACGTCGCCTGACCACCAATCCATTGCGTATCCTTGATTCTAAAAGCGAATCCACCCAGAAGATTCTGGAAAATGCACCCAAGTTGCATGATTTCTTAAAAGAAGATTCGATCAATCATTTCCAACAGTTACAACAGTACCTCACTGATGCAGGCATTGAGTTTGTAATTAACCAGAAGTTAGTACGTGGCTTGGACTACTACAACAAAACTGTATTTGAATGGACCACCACCATGTTAGGTTCACAAGGAACGGTTTGTGCAGGCGGTCGTTACGATGGCTTGGTAGGACAACTGAAAGGTAAAGCAGATCAATCTGTACCTGCTGTTGGCTTTGCAATGGGGATGGAGCGTTTACTATTGTTGCTTGAGCAGGTTGAACAAGCCCAAGAAGTACGTGATTGTGAAGTGTTTTTATTGGCTGAGCCTGCATTTCAAGCTAAAGCTTTAGTATTAGCAGAGCAAATCCGTGACCAGTTAGAAGCAGCAAACAGCTCAATTCGTCTGAAAACAGGTTCACAAGGCAGTATGAAAAGCCAAATGAAAAAGGCTGATCAATCGGGTGCAATCTATGCAGTGATTTTAGGTGAGCGCGAGTGGGATTCACAGCAGCTCTTGGTCAAGGAACTTGCCACGGCTGAACAGTCACAGGTGAGCCTGACTGAGTTAGTTCCGTTTTTTATCGAAAAATTTAAACAATAA